A part of Entelurus aequoreus isolate RoL-2023_Sb linkage group LG03, RoL_Eaeq_v1.1, whole genome shotgun sequence genomic DNA contains:
- the ftsj1 gene encoding putative tRNA (cytidine(32)/guanosine(34)-2'-O)-methyltransferase → MGRSSKDKRDIYYRLAKEEGWRARSAFKLLQLDEEFNLFTGVNRAVDLCAAPGSWSQVLSRKLRGREEKCEEVKIVAVDLQAMAPLPGVTQIQGDITKVSTAEEIIRHFEGEPADLLVCDGAPDVTGLHDVDEYIQAQLLLAALNITTHVLKPGGTFVAKIFRGKDVTLLYSQLKIFFSAVTCAKPRSSRNSSIEAFVVCQNYRPPEGYTPNMSNPLLDHSYDVDFNQLQGPNRVIVPFLACGDLSAFDSDRTYPLQLDAGKEYQYTPPAQPPISPPYQQACHLRKNNLLSREDCPSVCPNQTGDEADAARS, encoded by the exons ATGGGTCGCTCGTCCAAAGACAAGCGGGACATTTACTACCGTCTGGCCAAAGAGGAGGGATGGAGAGCCAGGAGTGCCTTCAAGCTGCTGCAGCTGGATGAAGAGTTCAACCTGTTTACAG GCGTGAACAGAGCTGTGGATCTTTGTGCCGCTCCTGGCAGCTGGAGTCAGGTGCTCAGTCGAAAACTCAG GGGTCGTGAGGAGAAATGCGAAGAGGTGAAGATTGTGGCAGTGGACCTGCAGGCCATGGCTCCTCTCCCAGGAGTCACACAGATTCAAGGAGACATCACCAAG GTGTCGACAGCTGAGGAGATCATTCGTCACTTTGAGGGTGAGCCGGCTGACCTGCTGGTGTGTGACGGCGCTCCAGACG TGACGGGACTCCATGACGTGGACGAGTACATCCAAGCTCAGCTGCTGTTGGCC GCGCTCAACATCACCACTCACGTCCTCAAACCAGGAGGAACATTTGTGGCCAAG ATCTTCCGAGGGAAAGACGTGACTCTGCTGTACTCGCAATTAAAAATCTTCTTCAGCGCTGTGACGTGTGCCAAACCTCGAAGCAGCAGGAACTCCAGCATCG AAGCGTTTGTGGTGTGCCAGAATTACCGTCCTCCAGAAGGTTACACCCCCAACATGTCCAACCCTCTGCTGGATCACTCCTATG ATGTGGACTTCAACCAGTTACAAGGTCCAAACCGCGTGATCGTACCTTTCCTGGCATGCGGAGACCTGAGCGCCTTTGACTCCGACAGAACATACCCTTTGCAG CTGGATGCTGGCAAAGAGTACCAGTACACGCCCCCCGCCCAGCCGCCCATCAGCCCCCCGTATCAGCAGGCCTGCCACCTGCGCAAAAACAACCTGCTGTCCAGGGAGGATTGTCCATCAGTGTGTCCCAACCAGACTGGAGACGAGGCTGATGCGGCTAGGTCTTAA